Proteins encoded by one window of Bauldia sp.:
- the msrB gene encoding peptide-methionine (R)-S-oxide reductase MsrB has protein sequence MDKHFPFERSDAEWRKTLTAEQYRIMRDHGTEAPGSCALLHEKRAGTFSCAGCGQPLFKSKVKFESGTGWPSFNEPVPGAVENSVDRSYGMTRTECHCANCGSHLGHVFNDGPPPTHLRYCINGVAMNFAPDVAN, from the coding sequence ATGGACAAGCATTTCCCCTTCGAGCGCAGCGACGCGGAGTGGCGCAAGACGCTGACCGCCGAGCAGTATCGCATCATGCGCGACCACGGCACCGAGGCGCCGGGAAGCTGCGCGCTACTGCATGAGAAGCGCGCCGGCACGTTCTCGTGCGCCGGCTGCGGGCAGCCGCTGTTCAAGTCGAAGGTCAAGTTCGAGTCGGGCACCGGCTGGCCGAGCTTCAACGAGCCGGTGCCGGGCGCGGTGGAGAACTCGGTCGACCGCAGCTACGGCATGACGCGGACGGAGTGCCATTGCGCCAACTGCGGCAGCCACCTCGGCCACGTCTTCAACGACGGCCCGCCGCCGACCCACCTGCGCTACTGCATCAACGGCGTGGCGATGAACTTCGCGCCGGACGTGGCGAACTAG